A section of the Thioflexithrix psekupsensis genome encodes:
- a CDS encoding SpoIIE family protein phosphatase, translating into MIFTAYQSGFIHGFNRIPLRYLLIIPFIFLLLLTVAIVSWLSWNNSQVAVNHLAKKLRESVSIRIEDHLIRSLERPTIVNKKMQNAIDLSWLEPEQLDVLQSYFFKQLQLFERMSYVQFAHRNGDFLGLERHPKGHFSLDIANADTMGDMESYSLDSSGIKGKVPLFFVPGYDARQQIWYQNTQQSQSSRWQIQVGKSNWNDVFSFFGQTWLSITYSTPIFKQGEFIGVAAVDFTLTDLSQFLHQLNFSPNGQTFIIERSGKLLASSSQEKLYSLRLIDKTIERLMATESEQLLIRETAQYLQQYFGDFSRIDRNNQLEFNIEKKRQYVQILPFKLDKDLDWLIVVVVPESDFMAEIDANTKTTVQLSIVALCLALLLGIAISYWVIYPIRALNQAANQLASGEWTQIPVMRYDELGKLTKTFNLMAKQLQESFVQLEEKVAERTAHITAQANQLAEANHKIHLLNEKLHADNRRMGAELSVTRRLQQMVLPRKEELNAIETLEIASFMEPATEVGGDYYDILQIGIGDVTGHGLESGVLMMMVQTAVRALLSSDIEDPKKFLTILNRTLYDNLQRMQSDKNLTLALIDYYEGKLRLSGQHEEVLFVRRSGEIERIDTFSLGFMVGLEPDIADFVTYRELDLLEGDGIVLYTDGLTEAMNAQRQQYGVGRLCETVSRHWHLNAQQIQQIVINDLRRHIGSHRLQDDVTLLIIKQKVLTVAAAA; encoded by the coding sequence ATGATATTTACTGCTTATCAATCAGGTTTTATTCATGGATTTAATCGCATTCCATTGCGTTATTTGCTGATTATTCCGTTTATTTTTTTGCTATTGCTAACTGTAGCCATTGTTTCGTGGTTGTCGTGGAATAATAGCCAAGTTGCAGTCAATCATTTGGCGAAGAAATTAAGAGAATCAGTCAGTATTCGGATTGAAGATCATTTGATACGTTCTTTAGAACGACCCACAATAGTAAATAAAAAAATGCAAAATGCAATAGATTTATCATGGTTAGAACCAGAGCAGTTGGATGTTTTACAATCTTATTTTTTTAAGCAATTACAATTATTTGAACGCATGAGTTATGTGCAGTTTGCGCACCGCAATGGTGATTTTCTGGGTTTAGAACGGCATCCAAAAGGGCATTTTAGTCTGGACATTGCCAATGCAGATACGATGGGCGATATGGAAAGCTATTCCCTTGATAGTTCAGGGATAAAGGGCAAAGTTCCGTTGTTTTTTGTCCCTGGTTACGATGCCAGACAGCAGATATGGTATCAAAACACTCAGCAAAGCCAGAGCAGTCGTTGGCAAATTCAAGTGGGGAAATCAAATTGGAATGATGTCTTTAGTTTTTTTGGACAAACTTGGTTATCGATTACTTATAGTACACCCATATTTAAACAAGGTGAATTTATTGGTGTAGCGGCTGTTGACTTTACTTTAACGGATTTAAGCCAATTTTTACACCAATTAAATTTTAGCCCGAATGGACAAACTTTTATTATTGAACGTTCTGGGAAATTACTGGCCAGTTCTAGCCAAGAAAAATTATATTCTCTGCGCTTAATAGATAAAACAATAGAACGGTTAATGGCAACTGAGAGTGAACAATTATTAATTCGAGAAACAGCACAATATTTACAACAATATTTTGGTGATTTTTCCCGTATTGATCGCAACAATCAATTAGAATTTAACATAGAAAAAAAGCGTCAATATGTGCAGATTTTACCTTTTAAATTGGATAAAGATTTAGATTGGTTAATTGTGGTGGTGGTGCCAGAATCTGATTTTATGGCAGAAATTGATGCCAATACAAAAACCACAGTACAACTTTCTATTGTGGCTTTGTGTTTGGCTTTATTATTGGGTATTGCCATTTCTTATTGGGTTATTTATCCTATTCGGGCGTTGAATCAAGCCGCGAATCAATTAGCCAGTGGAGAATGGACACAAATTCCTGTGATGCGTTACGATGAATTGGGAAAATTAACTAAAACTTTCAATCTCATGGCTAAACAGCTTCAAGAATCTTTTGTGCAACTTGAAGAAAAAGTGGCCGAACGCACCGCCCACATCACGGCACAAGCCAACCAATTGGCAGAGGCAAATCATAAAATTCATCTGTTAAATGAAAAATTACATGCCGATAATCGTCGTATGGGTGCAGAATTATCTGTGACTCGACGTTTACAACAAATGGTTCTGCCTAGGAAAGAAGAATTAAATGCAATTGAAACTTTAGAAATAGCCAGTTTTATGGAGCCTGCTACGGAAGTCGGTGGCGATTATTATGATATATTGCAAATTGGTATTGGTGATGTGACGGGACATGGTTTGGAAAGTGGCGTGTTAATGATGATGGTACAAACGGCAGTGCGGGCTTTATTGTCTTCCGATATTGAAGACCCTAAAAAATTCCTCACGATTTTAAATCGCACGCTTTATGATAATTTGCAACGAATGCAAAGTGATAAAAATTTGACTTTGGCATTAATCGATTATTATGAAGGAAAATTGCGTTTAAGTGGACAACATGAAGAAGTGTTGTTTGTGCGCCGTTCGGGAGAAATTGAGCGCATTGATACATTTTCTTTGGGTTTTATGGTGGGTTTAGAGCCGGATATTGCTGATTTTGTGACCTATCGAGAATTGGATTTACTGGAAGGAGATGGTATTGTATTGTATACAGATGGACTCACTGAAGCCATGAATGCGCAGCGTCAGCAATACGGAGTAGGGCGTTTGTGTGAGACAGTGAGTCGTCATTGGCATTTGAACGCACAACAGATTCAGCAGATAGTTATCAATGATTTGCGCCGTCATATCGGTTCTCATCGTTTGCAAGATGATGTCACCTTATTGATTATTAAACAAAAAGTTCTGACAGTGGCCGCCGCAGCTTAA
- the phnD gene encoding phosphonate ABC transporter substrate-binding protein, with protein MMRHYLIFHGLFLFLFSFSFVAWADMPEKLVLGSIPNESPENLKKHYAPLLAYLEKTLNLPVELSTPSDYDGVVVGMKAKNIDVAYYGPKSYVKAAEEAGAVAFARILNADGAEGYHSLIITLKSSGLTTLADLKGKTWLYADPDSTSGTLVPRAYFYLDARIDPDTYFSKTGYSGGPEKSILALKNKEVDAIAASGIVLHRGGGEAWTMDDFNVIWQSELIPNSLFAYRNDLPEALKQALTEAFLNFRDPEGLSSLKITGLVPAKDEDYDFIRKLYEYEKRMDARRQK; from the coding sequence ATGATGAGACATTATCTTATTTTTCATGGATTATTTTTATTTTTATTCAGCTTTTCTTTTGTGGCATGGGCAGATATGCCTGAGAAACTTGTTTTAGGCAGTATTCCCAATGAATCGCCTGAAAATTTAAAAAAACATTACGCGCCACTTTTGGCTTATTTGGAGAAAACGCTGAATCTGCCTGTCGAATTAAGTACGCCATCGGATTATGATGGTGTGGTGGTTGGAATGAAGGCAAAAAATATTGATGTGGCTTATTATGGGCCTAAATCTTACGTTAAAGCCGCAGAGGAAGCAGGAGCAGTGGCTTTTGCCCGCATATTAAATGCCGATGGGGCAGAAGGTTATCACAGTTTAATTATTACGCTGAAATCATCAGGTTTAACCACATTAGCCGATTTAAAAGGCAAAACTTGGCTGTATGCTGACCCTGATTCTACCAGCGGAACATTAGTACCACGGGCTTATTTTTATCTTGATGCGCGAATTGATCCCGACACTTATTTTAGCAAAACAGGCTATTCTGGTGGGCCAGAAAAATCTATTTTAGCTTTGAAAAACAAGGAAGTAGATGCAATCGCTGCCAGCGGCATTGTTTTACATCGAGGTGGAGGAGAAGCATGGACAATGGACGATTTTAATGTCATTTGGCAATCAGAATTAATCCCCAATTCGCTTTTTGCTTACCGCAATGATTTGCCTGAAGCTTTAAAGCAGGCATTAACAGAAGCTTTCTTAAATTTTCGTGATCCAGAAGGTTTGTCCAGTTTAAAGATTACAGGGTTAGTTCCTGCTAAAGATGAGGATTATGATTTTATTCGTAAACTCTACGAATATGAAAAACGTATGGATGCCCGTCGTCAGAAATAG
- a CDS encoding IS630 family transposase, which produces MSTGEAREVKRAMAVRMSLLGFVRAEAALACCVSVQFVDKWKAIYLASGVEGLKLAYKGSPGYLKPREREDVINWIQEKKTITIEELKRYLKEEYDVFYSSNTSYTKLLEEANLSYKKTHKENSAKDEVKVEAKKKEIKDLIDKEREQIESGEVMYWMQDESHQLWGDICGYVWSKKGERTSIKMSNYRTSQTWYGAVNIYTGEFILDRAKKADTKYTIDFINWLIYRYKEARHVIIWDGASYHRSEGLRTYLEKLNGGLPESEWKVRLLRFAPNAPEQNPVEDIWLQGKNWVRKNFHRLSSFKEVTSMFETFLSGKVFKFNKIKQYLIPNI; this is translated from the coding sequence ATGTCAACAGGTGAAGCGAGAGAAGTGAAGCGAGCGATGGCAGTAAGAATGTCTTTGCTTGGTTTTGTGCGTGCGGAAGCGGCTTTAGCGTGTTGTGTCAGTGTGCAATTTGTGGATAAATGGAAAGCCATTTATTTAGCGTCAGGGGTTGAAGGATTAAAGTTAGCGTATAAAGGCTCACCAGGGTATTTAAAGCCGCGTGAACGAGAAGATGTGATTAATTGGATACAAGAAAAGAAGACAATAACAATAGAGGAACTAAAGAGATACTTAAAAGAGGAGTATGATGTTTTCTATTCTTCAAATACTTCTTATACTAAATTATTAGAAGAAGCGAATTTAAGTTATAAGAAGACACACAAAGAGAATTCGGCAAAAGATGAGGTAAAAGTGGAAGCTAAAAAAAAAGAGATTAAGGATTTAATAGATAAGGAGCGTGAACAGATAGAAAGTGGAGAGGTAATGTACTGGATGCAAGACGAAAGCCATCAGTTGTGGGGAGATATTTGTGGTTATGTTTGGTCGAAAAAAGGAGAAAGAACGTCAATAAAGATGAGTAATTATCGCACTTCTCAAACGTGGTATGGAGCGGTGAATATTTATACGGGAGAATTTATTTTAGATAGGGCAAAGAAAGCTGATACAAAATATACGATAGACTTTATTAACTGGCTCATTTACAGATATAAAGAAGCCCGTCATGTGATTATTTGGGATGGTGCAAGTTATCATCGTTCTGAAGGTTTAAGAACTTATTTAGAGAAATTAAATGGGGGACTTCCAGAATCAGAATGGAAAGTTCGTTTATTAAGATTTGCACCTAATGCCCCAGAGCAAAATCCAGTCGAGGATATTTGGCTTCAAGGTAAGAATTGGGTCAGAAAGAATTTTCATCGCCTATCAAGCTTTAAAGAAGTCACTAGTATGTTTGAGACCTTTTTGTCAGGTAAAGTGTTTAAGTTTAATAAAATTAAACAGTATCTTATACCTAATATCTAG
- the ppk1 gene encoding polyphosphate kinase 1, giving the protein MTKSSTTSARQQRVSQAQNAETILAQAASVEAASNDEIDLHRPDFYINRELSLLAFHRRVLAQAFDDTLPLLERLRFLCIASTNLDEFFEVRVAGLKEQLQFGSVQAGSDNLLPQEILNRISVAAHEFVDEQYRLLNEALLPALEKEGTRFLKRDQWSDEQSTWVKTFFDNELMPILSPIGLDPAHPFPRVLNKSLNFIVSLRGKDAFGRDSGMAVVQAPRALPRFIQFPPELSEKPYDFVFLSSIIHAHVEDCFPGMKVTGCYQFRVTRNSDLFVDEEEVDDLLRALEGELPGRRYGDSVRLEVADNCPDHIINFLLRKFKLDRRELFQVNGPVNLNRLIALPDMVDRPDLKYPSFTSGNPKQLGRNLFATIREGDLLLHHPFQSFIPVVDLVKQAAVDPQVLAIKQTLYRTGPDSVLVDALVDAARAGKEVTVIVELRARFDEEANIRLANRLQEAGAHVVYGVVGYKTHAKMLMIVRREDRKLKRYVHLGTGNYHARTARIYTDYGLLTCNEKIGEDVHKMFMQLTTLGRGAQLEKLLQSPFTLHKGMVERIEREAEHARQGKTAHIMAKVNALTEPMIIRALYRASMAGVKIDLIVRGMCCLRPGIPGVSENIHVRSIVGRFLEHTRSFYFHNDGKPEVYCSSADWMDRNLLKRVEVCFPIEDPASKERVIEQNLKLYLTDNVQAWVLDQEGNYTRAKPAEGETAISAQQTLLQLLSHS; this is encoded by the coding sequence ATGACCAAATCCAGCACAACATCAGCACGTCAACAACGGGTTTCTCAAGCTCAAAATGCAGAAACTATTTTAGCACAAGCCGCCTCTGTAGAAGCCGCAAGTAATGATGAAATTGATTTGCATCGTCCTGATTTTTATATTAATCGAGAATTAAGTTTATTGGCTTTTCATCGGCGCGTATTAGCGCAAGCCTTTGATGATACTTTACCGTTATTAGAACGCTTGCGTTTTCTGTGCATTGCCAGTACGAATTTAGATGAGTTTTTTGAAGTGCGCGTGGCGGGCTTAAAAGAACAATTACAATTCGGCTCTGTACAAGCCGGTTCTGATAATTTATTGCCCCAAGAAATTCTTAATCGAATTAGTGTGGCGGCGCATGAATTTGTGGATGAACAATATCGTTTGCTCAATGAGGCTTTATTGCCCGCTTTAGAAAAAGAAGGCACTCGTTTTTTAAAGCGCGATCAATGGTCTGATGAACAAAGTACATGGGTAAAAACTTTTTTTGATAATGAATTAATGCCCATTTTAAGCCCGATTGGATTAGACCCTGCGCATCCTTTTCCGCGGGTGTTAAATAAGAGTTTAAATTTTATTGTTTCTCTGCGCGGTAAAGACGCATTTGGACGCGATAGTGGCATGGCTGTGGTGCAGGCTCCGCGGGCGTTGCCGCGTTTTATTCAATTCCCGCCCGAATTGTCAGAAAAGCCTTATGATTTTGTGTTTTTATCTTCGATTATTCATGCGCATGTGGAAGATTGTTTTCCGGGCATGAAAGTCACGGGTTGTTATCAATTTCGCGTCACGCGCAATAGCGATTTATTTGTGGATGAAGAAGAAGTCGATGATTTATTGCGTGCTTTAGAAGGGGAATTACCGGGACGGCGTTATGGGGACAGTGTTCGTTTAGAAGTGGCGGATAATTGTCCTGATCATATTATTAATTTTTTATTGCGCAAATTTAAATTGGATCGGCGTGAGTTATTTCAAGTCAATGGGCCTGTGAATTTAAATCGTTTAATTGCTTTACCGGATATGGTGGATAGACCTGATTTAAAATATCCCAGTTTTACTTCGGGTAATCCTAAGCAATTGGGACGCAATTTATTTGCAACCATTCGAGAAGGTGATTTGTTATTACATCATCCTTTTCAATCGTTTATTCCCGTAGTGGATTTGGTGAAACAAGCGGCGGTTGATCCGCAGGTATTGGCGATTAAACAAACGCTTTATCGTACGGGGCCTGATTCGGTATTAGTGGATGCTTTAGTGGATGCCGCTAGAGCGGGTAAAGAAGTCACTGTGATTGTTGAATTGCGGGCGCGATTTGATGAGGAAGCGAATATTCGTTTAGCCAATCGCTTGCAAGAAGCGGGAGCGCATGTGGTTTATGGGGTGGTGGGTTATAAAACCCATGCCAAAATGTTAATGATCGTGCGGCGTGAAGATCGTAAGTTAAAGCGTTATGTGCATTTAGGTACGGGCAATTATCACGCGAGAACAGCGCGTATTTATACGGATTATGGTTTATTAACGTGCAATGAGAAAATCGGTGAAGATGTGCATAAAATGTTTATGCAATTAACCACCTTAGGCCGAGGCGCACAATTAGAGAAATTATTGCAATCGCCTTTTACCCTTCACAAGGGAATGGTAGAGCGAATTGAACGCGAAGCAGAACATGCTCGCCAAGGCAAAACGGCACACATTATGGCTAAGGTCAATGCCTTGACTGAACCTATGATTATTCGTGCCTTATATCGTGCTTCTATGGCTGGGGTAAAGATTGACTTAATTGTGCGAGGAATGTGTTGTTTGCGGCCGGGCATTCCGGGCGTGTCAGAAAACATTCATGTGCGCTCTATTGTGGGACGGTTTTTAGAGCATACGCGCAGTTTTTATTTTCATAATGACGGTAAACCCGAAGTGTATTGTTCCAGTGCGGATTGGATGGATCGTAACTTATTGAAACGGGTAGAAGTGTGTTTTCCGATTGAAGACCCCGCGTCAAAAGAGCGGGTGATTGAGCAGAATTTAAAACTGTATTTAACCGATAATGTCCAGGCTTGGGTTTTGGATCAAGAAGGCAATTACACCCGCGCCAAGCCCGCTGAAGGCGAAACCGCGATTTCGGCACAGCAAACTTTGTTACAACTGTTGAGTCACAGCTAA
- a CDS encoding DUF4259 domain-containing protein, translated as MDSELIFDVFNNIDAQEWWRDLEDSLGFILLSNTIETAVIMAETKEPLEITLCCQTLIAIELWLALRGYASNDLPDSMKQWLARNQHLSLPIEIELNVEKAMRTIQYDSEWQQEWKHSINYTQWLAQLDEMNQRINRCLQDSN; from the coding sequence ATGGACAGTGAGCTAATTTTCGATGTTTTTAATAATATAGACGCACAAGAATGGTGGCGCGATTTAGAGGATTCTTTAGGATTTATTTTGTTGTCTAATACCATAGAAACGGCAGTAATTATGGCAGAAACTAAAGAACCTTTAGAAATCACTTTATGTTGTCAAACCTTAATTGCCATTGAATTGTGGTTGGCATTGCGCGGTTATGCCAGTAATGATTTACCCGATAGCATGAAGCAATGGTTAGCGCGTAATCAACATTTAAGTTTGCCCATAGAGATTGAGTTAAATGTAGAGAAAGCCATGCGCACTATTCAATATGATTCTGAGTGGCAACAAGAATGGAAACATTCTATTAATTACACCCAATGGTTAGCCCAATTAGATGAGATGAATCAACGTATTAATCGTTGTCTTCAAGACTCCAATTAA
- the creD gene encoding cell envelope integrity protein CreD, protein MISVGDSIRQSAFFKILVIGFLVMLLLIPLIMISSAVYERQSRYYSVKSEIGELFGYDQTIMGPVVTVPYQRFWKDDKDKVHTDLHYAYFLPENLQIRGQLVPETRYRGIYEVVVYRTDLTVSGAFEPPNFGFWKTIQPEHILWDDAYLTIGISDTRGIREALTLNWNKKELPFLSGTRSSLFDKGLHVRLPDLEQLNTTNYEFSFKLNLNGHEQLAFSPVGKETIVELSSSWQDPSFAGSFLPVERVINETGFEARWQVSHLGRSYPQMWNTEMQDSVNLHQEQFNVNLRLPVDFYQKVERSIKYGILFILLTFTTFFLFEIFNPIRIHPLQYLMVGFALSIFYLLLLSISEHLNFSWAYLIASGATIGLIITYGQWVLQSRQRSLIMGGFLVGLYIYLYVLLHLQDYALLFGAIGLFVILALVMFITRRVDWYALHLNQQR, encoded by the coding sequence ATGATTAGCGTCGGTGATTCTATTCGTCAATCTGCATTTTTTAAAATTTTGGTGATTGGATTTTTAGTCATGCTTTTACTCATTCCATTAATCATGATTAGCTCTGCGGTTTATGAACGGCAAAGTCGTTATTATTCGGTGAAAAGTGAAATTGGTGAATTGTTTGGTTATGATCAAACGATTATGGGGCCTGTAGTAACTGTGCCTTATCAACGCTTTTGGAAAGATGATAAGGATAAAGTTCACACCGATTTGCATTATGCTTATTTTTTACCTGAAAATTTGCAAATTCGCGGACAATTAGTTCCTGAAACCCGTTATCGCGGCATTTATGAAGTAGTGGTTTATCGTACTGATTTAACCGTTTCTGGAGCGTTTGAACCGCCTAATTTTGGTTTTTGGAAAACCATTCAACCAGAACATATTTTATGGGATGATGCTTATTTGACTATTGGCATTTCTGATACTCGTGGCATTCGAGAAGCATTAACCTTGAATTGGAATAAAAAGGAACTGCCTTTTTTATCGGGAACACGCAGTTCTTTATTTGATAAAGGATTGCATGTTCGTTTACCTGATTTAGAACAGTTAAATACGACTAATTATGAATTTTCTTTTAAATTAAACTTAAATGGCCATGAACAATTGGCTTTTTCGCCAGTGGGCAAAGAAACGATTGTGGAATTAAGTTCAAGTTGGCAAGACCCCAGTTTTGCGGGTTCTTTTTTACCGGTAGAGCGGGTGATCAATGAAACAGGTTTTGAGGCGCGGTGGCAGGTGTCGCATTTAGGACGCAGCTATCCCCAAATGTGGAACACAGAAATGCAAGATTCTGTGAATTTACATCAGGAGCAATTTAATGTGAATTTACGCTTACCTGTTGATTTTTATCAAAAAGTGGAGCGTTCCATTAAATATGGCATTCTGTTTATTTTACTGACTTTTACCACTTTCTTTTTATTTGAAATTTTCAATCCTATTCGCATTCATCCTTTACAATATTTAATGGTTGGATTTGCGCTGTCTATTTTCTATTTATTACTGCTTTCTATCAGTGAACATCTTAACTTTTCTTGGGCTTATTTGATTGCCAGTGGGGCAACGATTGGTTTAATTATCACTTATGGGCAATGGGTATTGCAAAGCCGTCAGCGATCTTTAATTATGGGGGGATTTTTGGTGGGTTTGTATATTTACTTATACGTACTATTGCATTTACAAGATTATGCCTTATTGTTTGGTGCAATTGGGCTTTTTGTTATTTTGGCATTGGTGATGTTTATTACTCGTCGAGTCGATTGGTACGCACTCCATTTAAATCAACAACGCTAA
- a CDS encoding PspA/IM30 family protein yields the protein MLQRIINLFKAFINLFITDMEKRNPEALLELEKENLRKQMAQYNEGLSAHATLSERLMTQVKRLETDERDLRAKINANLNAGNRDVAAQYALRLKTLEQQLAEARDQLEKAELTYRNLVAAREQAINAAKAKIEAIKTSISSMKMQKAMAEMSEMASGMTGTIGSSGDTLDRLQKMVEEERDKAAGRARVAHDAVYTDEVKLKQSEQAALADMALAEFMQKEGLNPKLSDNSTPTVDAEIVDPQTIKRFS from the coding sequence ATGTTACAACGAATTATCAACTTATTTAAAGCGTTTATTAATCTGTTTATTACAGATATGGAAAAACGCAATCCTGAAGCGTTATTAGAACTGGAAAAAGAGAATTTACGCAAGCAAATGGCGCAATATAATGAAGGATTATCTGCACATGCCACTTTATCCGAACGCTTGATGACCCAAGTGAAACGTTTAGAAACAGATGAACGAGATTTGCGCGCTAAAATTAACGCGAATTTGAACGCTGGAAATCGAGACGTTGCCGCACAATATGCTTTGCGCTTAAAAACTTTAGAACAACAATTAGCAGAAGCCCGCGATCAATTAGAGAAAGCGGAATTAACTTATCGTAATTTGGTGGCAGCTCGTGAGCAAGCTATTAACGCGGCAAAAGCGAAAATTGAAGCCATTAAAACCAGTATTAGCAGCATGAAAATGCAAAAAGCAATGGCTGAAATGAGTGAAATGGCTTCTGGAATGACGGGGACAATTGGCAGTTCTGGCGATACATTAGATCGGCTGCAAAAAATGGTAGAAGAAGAACGCGATAAAGCCGCAGGACGGGCGCGAGTGGCACACGATGCCGTCTATACCGATGAGGTCAAATTAAAGCAATCTGAACAAGCCGCATTAGCCGATATGGCGTTAGCCGAATTCATGCAAAAAGAAGGTTTAAATCCTAAATTATCTGACAATAGCACGCCCACGGTTGATGCTGAAATTGTCGATCCACAGACAATAAAACGTTTCTCTTAA
- a CDS encoding substrate-binding domain-containing protein codes for MQKQTIFEALQLPTGWREIANKPEWGLFKFGHTHPLESNSGLITLVLMAYDFHNKCRQLEVSDLVDIDFQNWLRSFSRSISGLSNSSGNLMKDMVLKGPSVYDALFVYENLAIDYLKSAQGRWGNFYIHYPERNLWSDNPYYILKTPWATEKHHHAARLFLRFLLSEPVQKQALVHGFRPGNPAIPINEPDSPFVQYRSAGLSIDLNQVCHAPSAEVLENLMRTWERSR; via the coding sequence TTGCAAAAACAGACGATATTTGAGGCATTGCAATTACCTACGGGCTGGCGTGAAATTGCGAATAAGCCTGAATGGGGATTATTTAAATTTGGCCATACGCATCCATTAGAATCTAATAGTGGTTTAATTACTTTGGTATTAATGGCTTATGATTTTCATAATAAATGTCGTCAATTAGAAGTCAGTGATTTAGTGGATATTGATTTTCAAAATTGGCTGCGTTCTTTTAGCCGATCTATTAGTGGATTAAGTAATAGTTCTGGTAATCTAATGAAGGATATGGTATTAAAAGGCCCTTCGGTTTATGATGCCTTATTTGTTTATGAAAATTTAGCAATTGATTATTTAAAATCAGCGCAGGGTCGTTGGGGAAATTTTTATATTCATTATCCTGAACGCAATTTGTGGAGTGATAATCCTTATTATATTTTAAAAACCCCTTGGGCTACGGAAAAACATCATCACGCGGCGCGTTTATTTCTCCGTTTTCTGTTGAGTGAACCTGTGCAAAAACAGGCTTTAGTGCATGGATTTCGTCCCGGTAATCCTGCTATTCCCATTAATGAACCAGACAGTCCTTTTGTACAATATCGTTCAGCGGGTTTGAGCATTGATTTAAACCAAGTTTGTCACGCGCCCTCAGCCGAAGTATTGGAAAATTTAATGCGCACTTGGGAACGGAGTCGTTGA